In Drosophila santomea strain STO CAGO 1482 chromosome 3L, Prin_Dsan_1.1, whole genome shotgun sequence, a single window of DNA contains:
- the LOC120447680 gene encoding uncharacterized protein LOC120447680, which produces MTEVDVVLPEGVAEPTTKLASASSSPKQSKPSADDDEQHVTTVDEEEEVVEEQQEEVEHLADAASNEKLELLSEGDKDIVKEDVAQASPQAPVPDEIMEVDGAEDVEENEVGNDDEDSQITSSSSKEPKLDEEEEEEAPTNGDGDHEPEDEDEAEKIGSTAENSCEAEDPLGAVQENELDSGKKAHLDGEESVASDGVVEEEPPAKQENGFGASPKQKENGQASIAEARAAIAPSDGGVVNLDEDSDEEMEDITEHKEPAKPTEQAAKPASSSGGESSDDAVLIASDSDTEAPAPPPPIKKLPPVVKATPPPPVQDDEDDDDDDCVVIEDDTPPSISPSGKRKSDLDDPQLQQPSHKRQRSSTPSGMGQLTIKDARSLMPLDGSPSSVSGPRDSVYPVTITNAVTGAATNLGVVPPKLVPMTGGMSASPVQLNPPTLSLTGLPSMTNNANLLPGLTDDMFVLEAPSFIVPYIYEKPPRENICEVVKAIETKYALSPEDLAEADKGDEFDMMTEQNKEDKPADATDESGKKKKKKRGDDESWSEQSDDDDDEDDDDDSESGVRTKVLIKEANDDLSALKVAIKPAAALATAGGVSVNNPGGNKPGQENYFESPLGKFFMDIGVGLVQEYVQSDLLRLQKRKMRKAQVQNSKEFEMAINALSGNLQASKTKNTPFKFRMKRCEFCNFKSESAMAMANHYETPHMNGVLYKCNFCTFEIRNATEIVYHMEAVHNIKARLIKPLPYHQCPNCGFEDNGKAKLARHQPVCAKKFRPELNLAPPNDWEAPAKIPRIKPRHGLVGTATAYQAMAAQAAAQKAALANIQQQQAAAQARNNLQAAIAAQNAAKMRQRAPQPPKQNMVRNPAPVRGGNAMNAGLSLPNSYQLAAGQLVQASKKPMAGQPSISITPLPRQSSVGAGAGASSSKAPQAATGMKPGQSPSGNNKAQFVICEICDGYIKDLEQLRNHMQWMHKVKIHPKMIYNRPPLNCQKCQFRFFTDQGLERHLLGSHGLVTSSMQEAANKGKDAGRCPVCGRMYQWKLLNHVSRDHHMTLKPAHLSYKCTVCTATFGMYKQFETHVYTAHSTVARKAMDSKKNSAQSSGSGSGAGMSRSSLGAANDSLLKPLKINDEITIIPQPASKPRITNMESHVID; this is translated from the exons ATGACTGAAGTCGATGTCGTTTTGCCGGAGGGCGTGGCCGAGCCCACGACAAAGCTTGCCAGCGCATCAAGTTCCCCAAAACAGAGTAAACCATCAGCAGATGATGATGAGCAGCATGTCACAACAgtggacgaggaggaggaagtggtcgaggagcagcaggaggaggtggagcaTCTGGCGGATGCCGCCTCCAATGAAAAGCTCGAGCTGCTTTCCGAGGGCGACAAGGACATCGTTAAAGAGGATGTGGCCCAGGCATCTCCACAAGCTCCAGTGCCGGATGAGATAATGGAGGTGGATGGGGCCGAAGACGTGGAGGAAAACGAAGTGGGGAACGACGACGAAGACTCACAGAttaccagcagcagctcgaAGGAGCCCAAACTGGatgaggaagaggaggaggaggctcCCACAAACGGAGATGGGGATCACGAGCCAGAGGACGAAGACGAGGCCGAGAAGATCGGTAGCACAGCGGAAAACAGCTGCGAGGCTGAAGATCCACTGGGAGCAGTTCAGGAGAATGAACTAGATAGCGGGAAGAAAGCGCATCTAGATGGCGAGGAGAGTGTGGCCAGCGACGGGGTCGTCGAGGAAGAGCCACCCGCAAAGCAGGAGAACGGGTTTGGGGCTAGTCCCAAGCAGAAGGAAAACGGCCAAGCCAGCATAGCAGAGGCCAGGGCGGCAATAGCTCCCTCCGATGGTGGTGTGGTCAACCTGGACGAGGACAGTGACGAAGAAATGGAGGATATAACGGAGCACAAGGAGCCGGCCAAACCCACAGAACAGGCAGCCAAACCAGCTTCTTCCAGTGGTGGCGAATCCTCCGACGATGCTGTTCTGATAGCCTCTGATTCCGATACGGAGGCGCCAGCTCCACCGCCGCCAATAAAGAAACTCCCGCCAGTTGTCAAGGCTACCCCTCCGCCGCCCGTGCAGGATGATgaggacgatgacgacgacgactgcGTCGTGATTGAGGATGACACACCGCCAAGTATTTCGCCCAGCGGCAAGCGCAAGAGCGACCTGGATGACCCGCAGCTTCAACAGCCCAGCCACAAGAGACAGCGTAGTTCGACGCCCTCGGGAATGGGCCAGCTGACCATCAAGGATGCCCGCTCGTTGATGCCTCTCGATGGCAGTCCGAGCTCTGTGTCGGGTCCCCGAGATTCTGTCTACCCGGTGACCATAACGAATGCTGTGACTGGAGCGGCCACCAATTTGGGTGTTGTGCCGCCCAAGCTAGTTCCGATGACGGGCGGCATGAGCGCCAGTCCAGTGCAGCTAAATCCGCCAACGTTATCGCTAACTGGGCTGCCCAGCATGACCAACAACGCCAACCTTCTGCCCGGACTTACCGACGATATGTTCGTCTTAGAAGCGCCCTCCTTCATTGTACCCTACATCTATGAAAAACCACCGCGCGAAAACATCTGCGAGGTCGTCAAGGCAATCGAAACAAAGTATGCACTGTCTCCTGAGGATTTGGCCGAGGCGGACAAGGGCGACGAGTTCGACATGATGACCGAGCAAAACAAAGAGGACAAGCCAGCGGACGCGACCGATGAGAGCGgcaagaagaaaaagaaaaaacgagGTGACGACGAGTCCTGGTCGGAGCAGtctgacgatgatgatgacgaggacgacgacgacgactcGGAGTCGGGAGTGCGAACTAAGGTGCTGATCAAGGAGGCAAACGACGACCTGAGCGCCTTAAAGGTGGCCATCAAGCCTGCCGCCGCCTTGGCAACAGCGGGCGGAGTGTCGGTAAACAATCCGGGAGGCAACAAGCCAGGACAGGAGAACTACTTTGAGAGTCCGTTGGGCAAGTTCTTTATGGACATTGGAGTAGGTCTGGTGCAGGAGTACGTTCAGTCGGATCTGTTGCGTCTGCAGAAGCGCAAGATGCGTAAGGCGCAGGTACAAAATTCCAAGGAGTTTGAGATGGCCATCAATGCGCTGTCAGGCAACCTGCAGGCATCCAAAACGAAAAACACGCCCTTCAAGTTCCGAATGAAGCGATGCGAGTTCTGCAACTTCAAGTCGGAGTCTGCCATGGCGATGGCTAATCATTACGAGACGCCGCATATGAACGGAGTGCTGTACAAGTGTAACTTCTGCACGTTTGAGATACGGAACGCCACGGAGATTGTCTACCACATGGAGGCGGTGCACAACATAAAGGCGCGATTAATAAAGCCACTGCCCTACCACCAGTGTCCCAACTGCGGCTTTGAGGATAATGGAAAGGCAAAGCTGGCCCGTCATCAGCCTGTCTGCGCTAAGAAGTTCCGGCCGGAGCTAAACCTGGCGCCGCCAAACGACTGGGAAGCACCGGCCAAGATACCGCGCATCAAGCCACGTCATGGTCTTGTGGGCACTGCCACCGCCTATCAG GCTATGGCTGCACAGGCGGCCGCACAAAAGGCCGCTTTGGCTAacatccagcagcagcaagcggCGGCGCAGGCGAGGAATAACCTTCAGGCCGCGATAGCTGCCCAGAATGCGGCCAAGATGCGTCAGCGAGCCCCACAGCCACCCAAACAGAACATGGTGCGAAATCCGGCGCCTGTGCGCGGAGGCAACGCGATGAATGCAGGACTCTCGTTGCCCAACAGCTATCAGCTGGCTGCCGGACAGCTTGTCCAG GCGTCCAAGAAGCCGATGGCCGGACAGCCCAGCATCTCGATAACGCCATTACCTCGACAGAGCTCGGTGGGTGCCGGAGCGGGAGCCTCGTCCAGCAAGGCGCCACAAGCGGCTACTGGAATGAAGCCCGGTCAGAGTCCCAGCGGTAATAACAAGGCACAATTTGTTATCTGCGAGATATGCGACGGCTACATTAAGGATCTGGAGCAGCTGCGCAACCACATGCAGTGGATGCACAAAGTGAAG ATTCACCCCAAAATGATCTACAATAGGCCGCCTTTGAATTGCCAAAAGTGCCAGTTCCGGTTCTTTACGGATCAGGGATTGGAAAGACACTTGTTGGGCTCACATGGCTTGGTCACAAGCTCTatgcaggaggctgccaacaAGGGCAAGGATGCTGGTCGCTGTCCAGTCTGTGGAAGG ATGTACCAATGGAAACTGCTGAATCACGTGTCGCGCGATCATCATATGACCCTGAAGCCCGCTCACCTGTCCTACAAGTGCACCGTTTGCACGGCGACCTTCGGCATGTATAAACAATTTGAGACGCACGTTTACACCGCTCACAGTACCGTGGCCAGAAAGGCGATGGACAGCAAGAAGAACAGTGCGCAGTCCAGCGGTTCGGGATCTGGGGCAGGGATGTCGCGCAGTTCGTTGGGAGCGGCCAATGACTCTCTGCTGAAGCCACTTAAGATAAACGATGAGATCACCATCATACCACAGCCCGCATCGAAGCCACGCATCACAAATATGGAGAGTCATGTCATAG ATTAA
- the LOC120447682 gene encoding uncharacterized protein KIAA1143 homolog isoform X1 — MSKRNITYVKPQEPSFLAKLKAEIGYKEGPTVETKRQRLDPQDQEDYDSEEDSREDEQPQVVVLKPGDLSAEEAKTEKLLASKELAEKRADLTKPIVFKQRVKQPNIEKNKPESEANRKSEKSSTKTSKTKKPKAASSKLSFNEDEEDETSQD; from the exons ATGTCCAAGCGCAACATAACGTACGTCAAGCCGCAAGAACCGAGTTTTCTGGCCAAGTTAAAGGCTGAAATTGGCTACAAGGAGGGACCCACCGTAGAGACCAAG CGCCAGCGATTGGATCCGCAGGATCAGGAGGATTACGATTCTGAGGAGGATTCGCGGGAGGACGAACAGCCGCAGGTGGTCGTCCTTAAGCCGGGAGATCTATCCGCTGAAGAGGCCAAAACGGAGAAACTGTTGGCCTCCAAAG AATTAGCCGAAAAGCGAGCGGATCTGACGAAGCCCATAGTCTTCAAGCAGCGTGTCAAGCAGCCCAATATCGAGAAAAATAAGCCCGAATCCGAAGCCAACAGGAAGTCCGAAAAGTCCAGCACCAAGACCTCCAAGACCAAAAAGCCCAAGGCCGCCAGTAGTAAACTGTCCTTcaacgaggacgaggaggacgagACGTCCCAGGATTGA
- the LOC120447682 gene encoding uncharacterized protein LOC120447682 isoform X2, protein MCARVCLCIFANKNITVLRKQPFVAKLAEKRADLTKPIVFKQRVKQPNIEKNKPESEANRKSEKSSTKTSKTKKPKAASSKLSFNEDEEDETSQD, encoded by the exons ATGTGTGCGCGCGTGTGCTTGTGCATTTttgccaataaaaatataacggTATTGCGAAAACAGCCGTTTGTTGCAA AATTAGCCGAAAAGCGAGCGGATCTGACGAAGCCCATAGTCTTCAAGCAGCGTGTCAAGCAGCCCAATATCGAGAAAAATAAGCCCGAATCCGAAGCCAACAGGAAGTCCGAAAAGTCCAGCACCAAGACCTCCAAGACCAAAAAGCCCAAGGCCGCCAGTAGTAAACTGTCCTTcaacgaggacgaggaggacgagACGTCCCAGGATTGA